A genomic window from Lotus japonicus ecotype B-129 chromosome 1, LjGifu_v1.2 includes:
- the LOC130748725 gene encoding DNA-binding protein BIN4-like, with product MSSSRESSPDWLRSFQAPSSHSPLVLSSDSESLHDGSSSNEDKTDGEGSSPKSPKLPKVNKNKSTPLAASSARSRKTLKVETLEIEDPTPPRRKKLDKLKENEGNSEEKKIMIESNVDKHIDHKESIHSIWNLTSDSESCHDHSPKREDHIDQVETSQQQISQILGEGERGDGISIGKDGKSPSKKTSKEKSSQKQIDTEGCTPVKGKKIKGSAKGKDNDGDVEAAEEETFEKLVEPNVSSSMLPLMLSEKVHRTKALIECQGDSIDLSGDMGAVGRIIISDAPSGDKEMCLDLKGTIYKTSIVPCRTFCVVSFGQSEAKIEGIMNDFIQLKPQSNVYEAETMVEGTLDGFFFDSDEEAGKMQKAAHQTDENEHAEEQTNGKSKGKADKTSGAVKKRGRSTGVKSQPKVVKKKAPAKRAKTKK from the exons ATGAGCAGTTCAAGGGAAAGCTCCCCAGATTGGTTGCGTTCTTTTCAG GCGCCATCATCGCATTCGCCATTGGTGCTGTCATCTGATTCTGAGTCTTTACATGATGGTAGCTCTTCAAATGAGGATAAGACTGATGGTGAAGGGTCATCTCCAAAGTCGCCCAAACTTCCTAAGGTGAACAAGAACAAGAGTACACCTCTAGCTGCAAGCTCTGCCAGGTCTAGAAAGACATTAAAAGTGGAGACTCTTGAAATAGAAGATCCTACACCAcccagaagaaagaaattggATAAGCTAAAGGAGAATGAAG GGAACAGTGAGGAAAAGAAGATTATGATTGAATCGAACGTTGACAAGCATATAGACCATAAA GAATCTATTCATTCAATTTGGAATCTAACATCAGATTCTGAGTCATGCCATGATCATAGCCCAAAAAGAGAAGATCATATTGATCAGGTGGAAACTTCTCAGCAGCAAATATCTCAAATCCTTGGTGAAGGAGAACGTGGGGATGGAATTTCCATTGGGAAAGATGGAAAGTCTCCATCCAAAAAAACTTCAAAAGAAAAGTCTTCGCAAAAACAAATAGATACAGAAGGTTGTACACCAGTAAAAGGGAAGAAAATAAAGGGCAGTGCAAAGGGGAAAG ATAATGATGGAGATGTGGAAGCTGCGGAGGAAGAAACTTTTGAAAAGCTTGTTGAACCAAAT GTTTCCTCCTCAATGTTGCCTTTGATGCTTTCTGAGAAAGTTCACCGTACAAAG GCACTTATTGAGTGTCAAGGTGACTCCATAGATCTGAGTGGTGATATGGGTGCTGTAGGCCGCATTATTATATCAGATGCCCCGTCTGGGGATAAGGAAATGTGCTTAGACTTGAAAG GAACAATATACAAAACATCTATAGTTCCTTGCCGGACGTTTTGTGTT GTTAGCTTCGGACAGTCAGAGGCAAAG ATAGAGGGCATCATGAATGACTTCATACAGCTGAAGCCACAGTCTAATGTTTATGAAGCTGAAACTATGGTTGAAG GGACATTGGATGGTTTCTTCTTTGATTCGGATGAGGAAGCTGGCAAGATGCAAAAAGCTGCTCACCAAACTGATGAAAATGAGCATGCGGAGGAACAGACAAATGGTAAATCCAAAGGGAAGGCTGACAAAACATCA GGTGCTGTAAAGAAAAGAGGTAGAAGTACGGGAGTAAAATCACAACCGAAGGTAGTAAAGAAGAAAGCTCCGGCCAAGAGGGCAAAGACCAAGAAATGA